GTCGAGAAACCGGCCGTTCCATCCGAACCACCATGATCCGATCGTGACCAGGTAGCCGACGACGGCGGCGGCTGCTGCGATTTTGATGCGGCGTGCCGTGGCTTTCCATGACAGGAGGCCGACCGCGATACCGGTCCCGAATGTCACCGGCAGAGCAAGGACGGTCCACCAGGTGTCCATCACCTCCAACGAGGTGGTGATTGCCGGGATGGTCAGGACGGCATAGGCGAGGTAACCGACGCCGACGAATACTGCGAACTGTCGCAGGATCCGCAGACCTGCGGTCTGATCACGCTCGTCGTCGACGACGTTCAGCGCCGGAAGCGGCGGGGAATGGGAAGCCATCCGTCCTCTATCGCGCGTTTGTACAGATCTGTCTTGGTCGGTGCCGGGCGACCGGCGACCATGTACTTGGTACGGATCCGGTCGACATATTCCTTGACGGTCTCGGTCGACAAGCTCATCGACTTGGCGACCGCGGTGGTGGACGCGCCGGCAGCGTACAACTCGAGTACCCGTCGATGCTGGGGTGAGAGATCGACGAAACCGGGATCCGAGTCGAGGGCCGCCGCCCAGTCGATGGTCGGCACTGCCGCCCCGGCAGCGGCGTGTCGCACCGCATCGACGAACTCGTCCTCGGTCACGTTCTTGCGCAGCACCCCCAGCACGCCGGCGCTGGCCGCCATCTGCACCAGATACGGCTCGTCTCCCGAGGTGTAGACGAGTGTCGGTATTTCGGCTTCACGCAGCAGCTCGACATTGGTTCGCGGGGAGGAACCGTCTTCCAGGCGCAGGTCGAGCACAGCCAGATCGATTCGGGTCGAGGTCGTCAACAATTCTGGGACGGTGCTTGCTGCCGCGACGAGCTCCATGTCAGGTTGCTCGTCGATGATGGCGCGTAGTCCCCGCACCAGGCTGTGATGGTCGTCGACCACGCCGATACCCCACTGCACACTGCGCCGCTCTGGTTGCACGGCAACAATAATGGCCCACCGCGCCCACTGCCGAGCTGTCGGGAGGCACATTGTCGTCACCGTGTCGCCTACACTGCCGATGAACCGGGGTGAAAAGCACCGTGATGAACCCCCCTCGACATATCTGTCCGTGTCGCAGCATGCGAGCGCCACGCAGACCCCAGTGGTGAACAACGAGCATGCCTCGACCGGCGCA
This is a stretch of genomic DNA from Rhodococcus rhodochrous. It encodes these proteins:
- a CDS encoding response regulator transcription factor encodes the protein MQPERRSVQWGIGVVDDHHSLVRGLRAIIDEQPDMELVAAASTVPELLTTSTRIDLAVLDLRLEDGSSPRTNVELLREAEIPTLVYTSGDEPYLVQMAASAGVLGVLRKNVTEDEFVDAVRHAAAGAAVPTIDWAAALDSDPGFVDLSPQHRRVLELYAAGASTTAVAKSMSLSTETVKEYVDRIRTKYMVAGRPAPTKTDLYKRAIEDGWLPIPRRFRR